The following are encoded in a window of Haloprofundus salilacus genomic DNA:
- a CDS encoding PAS domain S-box protein, which yields MDSPGSPPTVTSEDIWGVFTRQEHLYTPITATEVAEDLQYPRELIQENLTELAEHGDLETKQIDESTRVWWRSEKSPSVDQQPTREEFTAFVEAVEDYAIFMLDADGVVLNWNRGAERIKGYEEGEIVGEHFSRFYTDTDVDEGVPEQNLETAATEGAVEDEGWRVRNDGSRFWANVTITAIRDDTGSLQGFTKVTRDMTERREYEQRLYQERDLTEQILQTVPVSIFVSTSDGEFVRVNQRLLDRLGMDQSELEGYSAESWILLDEEDEPIPVDEWPWKQVTETGEPVYDYQCQIHLPNIGRRWLSLNAAPIEHSQYDDDRIVFSIDDITDQKMHERQLRRECTLTEKLLRIVPIAIIVQDAEGNTVMANERAQELLGLSEQEFIEEPEDIEEWHVFDPSGKPLEPPEMPSACVLRTGEPVLDEELVIESPSGRQLHVNVNAAPLFGADGTIERMIMAGEDITELKEHERQLKKRKAELETELSEILGRISNAFYALDEEWRFTHLNERAAAVMGRPKDELLNRNIWELFPEAEDSIYWEQLHTAMETQESVSFELYAEKRGEWLEFSVYPSESGLSIYFHDITERIERERKLEESEQRYRTLVNHFPNGAVALVDRNLEYRTLGGRPLEAVNASIEELSGAPVREILPPEIADELVPRYEAALDGESDTLEMDLGGQTYQFQFVPVRDDNGDVFAALGMSQDITERREYERKLEESNERLEQFAYAASHDLQEPLRMVSSYLQLIEHRYRDLLDEDGEEFLEFAINGADRMRSMIEGLLHYSRVETQGNEFEPIELEAVLEDVREILQVKLEEHDAEIRGESLPCVEGDESQLRQVFQNLLSNAIEYSGDEPPRVNVSAERDGSKWIVSVADEGIGISAGDQERIFEIFQRAHGERKHAGTGIGLALCERIVERHSGDIWVESTPGEGATFSFSLPAVTARSDECASK from the coding sequence ATGGACTCACCTGGGTCTCCCCCGACTGTTACTTCGGAAGACATCTGGGGAGTTTTCACGCGGCAAGAGCACCTGTATACGCCAATAACTGCCACAGAGGTTGCTGAGGACCTACAGTACCCTCGGGAACTCATACAGGAGAACCTCACAGAACTGGCCGAACACGGCGACCTGGAAACCAAGCAAATAGACGAATCAACGCGAGTTTGGTGGCGCTCAGAGAAAAGCCCGTCAGTCGACCAGCAGCCCACTCGAGAGGAGTTCACCGCCTTCGTCGAAGCGGTCGAAGACTACGCCATCTTCATGCTCGACGCCGACGGTGTCGTGCTCAACTGGAACAGGGGGGCCGAACGGATCAAGGGTTACGAAGAAGGCGAAATCGTCGGCGAACACTTCTCCCGGTTCTACACCGACACAGACGTCGATGAAGGGGTGCCCGAACAGAACCTCGAAACCGCAGCGACGGAGGGCGCCGTCGAGGACGAGGGTTGGCGGGTACGCAACGACGGCTCGCGATTCTGGGCGAACGTCACCATCACCGCCATCCGTGACGACACCGGCTCGCTACAGGGATTCACGAAGGTCACTCGCGACATGACCGAACGGCGAGAGTACGAGCAGCGACTGTATCAGGAGCGTGATCTCACCGAGCAGATTCTCCAGACTGTCCCGGTCAGTATCTTCGTGAGCACGTCCGACGGCGAGTTCGTTCGCGTCAACCAGCGACTGCTCGACCGGTTGGGTATGGACCAGTCGGAACTCGAGGGGTACAGCGCCGAATCGTGGATACTTCTCGACGAAGAGGACGAACCGATACCGGTCGACGAGTGGCCGTGGAAGCAGGTCACCGAAACGGGAGAACCAGTGTACGATTACCAGTGTCAGATTCACCTCCCGAATATCGGTCGTCGGTGGCTTTCTCTCAACGCCGCTCCGATCGAACACAGTCAGTACGACGATGACCGGATCGTGTTCTCCATCGACGATATCACCGACCAGAAGATGCACGAACGTCAGCTTCGTCGCGAGTGTACCCTCACCGAGAAACTGTTGCGGATTGTACCGATTGCAATCATCGTCCAAGACGCAGAAGGTAATACAGTGATGGCCAACGAGAGGGCCCAAGAGCTCCTTGGACTCTCCGAACAGGAGTTCATCGAAGAACCCGAAGACATCGAAGAATGGCACGTTTTTGATCCAAGCGGCAAACCCCTCGAACCACCCGAGATGCCGTCGGCGTGCGTGTTACGGACCGGTGAACCGGTGCTCGACGAAGAACTCGTCATCGAATCGCCGAGCGGCAGACAGCTACACGTGAACGTTAACGCCGCCCCGCTGTTCGGGGCCGATGGAACAATCGAGCGCATGATAATGGCGGGTGAAGACATCACGGAGCTGAAAGAGCACGAACGACAGCTCAAAAAGCGAAAGGCCGAACTCGAAACGGAGTTGAGCGAGATTCTCGGTCGAATCTCCAATGCGTTCTACGCCCTCGACGAGGAGTGGCGATTTACGCACCTCAACGAGCGAGCCGCTGCGGTTATGGGTCGACCCAAGGATGAGCTGTTAAATCGCAACATCTGGGAACTGTTCCCCGAGGCGGAGGATAGTATCTACTGGGAGCAGTTGCACACGGCAATGGAAACCCAAGAGTCCGTCAGCTTCGAGCTGTACGCCGAAAAACGCGGAGAGTGGCTGGAGTTCTCTGTGTATCCATCCGAGTCAGGGCTCTCGATATACTTCCACGACATCACAGAACGGATCGAGCGCGAACGAAAACTCGAGGAGTCCGAACAGCGTTACCGCACTCTCGTCAATCACTTCCCGAACGGAGCCGTCGCTCTCGTCGACAGGAACCTCGAGTATCGGACCCTCGGTGGCAGACCACTCGAGGCGGTGAACGCTTCGATCGAGGAGTTGAGCGGAGCCCCCGTAAGGGAAATCTTGCCTCCAGAGATCGCCGACGAACTCGTGCCACGCTACGAAGCCGCACTCGATGGTGAGTCCGATACGTTAGAGATGGACCTCGGCGGTCAGACCTACCAGTTCCAGTTTGTACCGGTACGAGACGATAACGGCGACGTTTTCGCCGCGTTAGGAATGTCTCAGGATATTACCGAGCGTCGGGAGTACGAACGCAAACTGGAGGAGTCGAACGAGCGCTTAGAGCAGTTTGCGTACGCTGCCTCCCACGACCTCCAGGAACCGTTACGGATGGTGTCGAGCTACCTCCAACTCATCGAACACCGCTATCGTGACCTCCTCGACGAGGACGGTGAGGAGTTCCTCGAGTTCGCGATTAACGGTGCTGATCGGATGCGCTCGATGATCGAGGGCCTCCTGCACTATTCGAGGGTCGAGACCCAAGGTAACGAGTTCGAGCCGATCGAATTAGAAGCCGTTCTCGAGGACGTTCGCGAGATCCTCCAAGTAAAACTCGAGGAACACGACGCCGAAATCCGCGGCGAATCGCTTCCTTGCGTCGAGGGGGACGAGAGTCAGTTACGTCAAGTATTCCAGAACTTGCTCTCGAACGCGATCGAATACAGCGGTGACGAACCCCCGAGAGTTAACGTCTCTGCCGAGCGGGACGGATCAAAATGGATCGTATCGGTTGCTGACGAAGGGATTGGGATCTCCGCGGGTGACCAAGAGCGTATCTTCGAGATCTTTCAGCGGGCACACGGGGAGAGGAAGCACGCTGGTACCGGGATTGGCCTTGCGCTCTGTGAACGAATCGTTGAACGTCACAGTGGTGATATCTGGGTCGAGTCGACACCTGGCGAGGGAGCCACGTTCTCGTTCTCACTGCCAGCAGTGACAGCGCGTTCTGACGAGTGCGCATCGAAGTAG